Genomic segment of Globicephala melas chromosome 7, mGloMel1.2, whole genome shotgun sequence:
TTGCTTGGTGtgtgtaaattaaaatatatctgtaACCCACTGTGATTTACCCTCTTTAGTAGCAAAAAACTCTTATCTGCTGACATCAGAGTTTCTTTTCGTTACACGTTCTcagatcctttaaaaaaaatagatggatTTATTCCAATTCATTGATTTatagtaaaatttaataaaattatttaaaatttgagatgtattgaaatatttaaagagttcttactgaatttaatttcatatattgtacacatttataaaaatttattcttgAAGTTTGAAAAATTGCATTTCAAAAGGAGATACTTTTTAGTGTTACAGGTCTATTAATAGAGCTTTCCTTGGGGGTGTCCTTAATATTTGTAACTGGGGAATATCTCATTTAGCTTATTAAAAACAATGtgatgaattaaaaaaacccactcatttcctcctttctaaGCCTTTCTGccactcttttttgttttacctGCCTTTCTTGCCCCTAGCGATTTTCCTGGAGGCCATAAATGAAAGTTACTTTTGTAATCTTTGGCGCCCTAAGTCTGTGTCGCTCATATTTCTGATTCCTTAGGAAAGTGATGTAATTCTGATACTGTTGGAAATTGTTTTGAAGACAGATTCGAAGATGATTTGCCTTCAGTGGCAGCACGGGTGCTTTTTATGCTGGCATGGATGGCCTCAAAGCTCTTGTCAGATACTTAGAAAATGGGCAGTGATAAAAACCACTACTAACTCTTCTTACCCTTTGTTTCTGATTGGCATCCAGGATGGTGGTAGAGTgccttctctgccttttctctaaCAGTAGGATGGCACAGGGATCTGCAGTCTCCAGAGAGCATGTAGAGATCCTGGGTGTTCTTACATTGGTCTCAAAGGAGGAAGGTCAGAGactgtattatttttcctttcacatatCAGCTAGATTGGGTAGTCTTATTGCTGAGGGTTaggaatagagaaataaaatgaagattttaaatctgttttttccctgtaaattaGGGTAAAAACAACACCTGGGAAAATAAAACTCGAagtcaaataatttttagaatttcataGAAATAGATTTATGAAGATTATTTAAGAGGGATTCAAGTTAATATCCCCAGTTATATCCATTGTAATTCTGACCTTTACTGTCCTTGGCATCTGGTACAAGTTTCTGTGGGCCTCACTTTCTCATTTAGTAAAATTAGTACCTGCAGATATTTCTAAGAATCCTTTAAGTTCTTGCATTCTGTAAAAGTTATGTGaatcaatagatttttttttctttttcaaaaattttagtgTATCTTCCTTTTTCCTTGTAGCATTAAAAGCTATGTAAGGAATATAGGCTAGGACCCAAgtagaataatataaaaatatgcctAAGTTATTATAGCAAACAAAGTAATAAAGTTTCTGCAGTTTTCAATCTAGAAACAGGTTTTTTCAGTTAACGTATTTTAGATTTATGAGGCATTCTAAGGCAGCCATATAGACTTCAATTTTAGTGACTgacttgtcttttaaaattctctaagcCACAGAATTACATTAGTGCTAACCATAACTGTTTCCGTGTCACTTTCAGAAGATATTTttgattctcttattttttctataCTACCAAATATGAATACATGATTATTTACATTTTGTATGTAGAGTGTTCCTCTATAGGAATTCACTTGAAACTTAGATAAAAAataggaaggggcttccctggtggcatagtggttgggagtccgcctgccgagtcaggggacacgggtccaggaagatcccacatgccacggagcggctgggcctgtgagccatggtcactgggcctgcgcgtccggagcctgtgctccgcaacgggagaggccacgacagtgagaggcccgtgtaccgcaaaaaaaaaaaccaaaaacaacaacaaaaaaaaaaaaaataggaaggaagGCATGTTTTGTTGTTATCTCAATCTATGAAAGTTGTTATGAAAGCACATATGCATGATGGAGAATCTGTGAGTTCAGAAGTAGAAGTTATGAGAGAGGCAGAGGTTAAGAACTTGGGGACTGATTATGTAACATCTTtcctttctcagtttcctcatttattaagaAGAGACAGTAGTATCcatctcatagggttattgtgagaattacatgagataatgCACTTACACCTAGTAAGCatgcaataaatgttaactgctaTTAcagttgttgttattgttgttaaatACGAGAAAGCTATCTGAGCAAACTCCAAGTTGGGCTCAAATATAGACATGACACAACTCCTTCATCCACCTTCATCCACTTTCCTTAGGTGGAAGGGGATGGGAAGTGAGGAAGAATTatatctttgtattttcttcttttttgcctgaaatgttttgcttttaaaatttttgtgctgGCTGAAATTCTacgttgtatttttttttaaattatgactgatatatatcatatagaaaaaaaaattctcaccccataccatacacaaaagtacgTTCCAGTTGGGATGTTCTAAACTTGAGAGATTagagaagataacataggagattATATTCATAATCGAGAGATAAGCAAAGATTTCACAAACAGGGCACAAAATACCTGTCATAAAGAAAACGATTAATAACTTGAACTTCACTAAATTTAAGAACCTTTGTTGATTAAAACATATCACTGAAAGGGTGAAAAGACAGGCTGCACAAAAGGGAAAGATAGAAGATATCCaaatggggaagggaagaggaggggaggggaggggatgggaagtTAGTTCAGCATCAttagtaaacagaaaaaaatacacattaaaactacaattagatGCTGTTTTATACTATCCAGATTGGCCGATATTATACTCTGACAATGGCAAGTGTTGTTTAGGAGGTGGAGGAATGGGAACTGTCAGAAACTTCTGGCATCACAACTTTGGAAACTATTTGGGAGTATCAGCTACAATTGAAGAGACATATATCCTGTGACCTGACAGTTCCTCTCCCAGGTGTAGTCCCTAACAGGAATAAGTACATATGTTGATTAAAAGGAACATGCAACAATGtatatagcagcattatttgcagtaAGTGTCCATAGTAGAATGGGTAAATATGTTGTGGTATAGAGATGACCAGTGAGAAAATTGGAAATTTTTAATTGGGTAAAATGGGTTAAATAAAAGGAGGTGAGCTGCAGAGAGAAGAGGATGTGACATTTTTGAAGCATGAAGTGCTTTGGAGGTTAAAGACCAATTCTATCTAGCCCAATGTGAGAATGGGTaggcaacttctttttttttctttactgtataCCACGTAATTGCTTTTTCAACTATATGGGGTAAATTATCTATGATGGACCTGCTTGGGcatataaatactttttttttaaagttttgtttctaTGGGAAATTACATTCAAGCTACAGACCACTCACACAAAGAACTTTTGGAATATAAGCTGGCTTGGGTTCTATCAGAACATTATTAGaatgatttttctctctgttttctataTAGCATTTCTTAGACAAATAGGAGTTTGTCTCTTTGTGTGTTTTGCATTCTAATGGACCTTCTTGAGAACTTTGTTTTCATGAGTAAAGAGAAAGCGTTACAATCcacttactcttttcttttttttggaactTTTAACCTCTGTCATCTGCAATAGTTTTACCATAAATGGAAATCTGTTCTCAAAAAGGAGGAGATTGGGTTTCTATActagttttatttatgtatttattagccATTTACCTCATTTAAAGTATTAGAATTAAAGACTTATTACAGTCTCTAACACAATTTAACCTCACCTGTCActgagaaaaaagtatatattgtcACAGCTTTGGGTTTTAATCTTGTTTTATGAGGCCAAGAGTATGGAATTCAAATTCAGGCATATTAAATTCATAGATGTGATTTGCAgacaaaagaattttattttccctaagcTTATTTTGCTGTTACAGTCATACATTTTAGTTGGTGTAAAGTCTAGCCTTCCCCTCTCCCGCCACAACCCATGCTCAGTATAAAAGACTTcagcttttccttcctttccttctatcCGTCAATAGTGTGCCATTTGGAAGAGGGAGTTCTCATTGTTGGGTTGGCATACTCCATGAAGCGGCTTGGTTTGGGCAGGGTGCCTGACTTGTTAACTGACATGATTTTGCCTTATCTAATTCTCATTTATAGGATAAGGTACATTTAACAACAAAGTACAAGAACTTTCTCCTCTCTCAATGAGCTCTCGAGCCATTTCCTCATTTCCTATCATACACACACGCTTAGGCAGCAGGTGTAAAATCATTTAAGATTTTCAACTCTTATTTTGCTTTGAAAAACACTTAATTAATCTTGTTAAATATCACCATGATCATAATCATAACCTTAAGGAAAAGAGTGCCTTTTCCTTTGGCCCATTTGCTCACGGTAGGTGATCTTCTTAGTGCTGAGATTTTCTTTCAGCCTAAATGCTAAAAAATTCAGTACACAGTCATTAATAGAGATGACAGCTACAGTAGCATTCTACTTATGAATATTCATGAAATGAAATCCATagcattaattatattaatttacataCCTGAATATAAGTGAACCATAAGTTATAGTGATAGctaagcctaaaaaaaaaaacccttagtaACTGTatattgtatgttttttaaaaaataggatgcAATTTAATAAGGACAGAGGTGGCATTTTCAAAAGGCATTTGGGTATTTATAGTTAGAGATGTTTTTAGCTAAGAATTAAAGACAGTATAATCCTACAGTTTTCATAGGATTTTTTAGGGCTTATAAACATTCTTTAAAGGAAGagcatataaagaaaatatatgtgcttGAACACAGGAGAAAGCTTTTGTATGAATAAGAGAATTAGTGGTTACTTGATTCTTTCTTTAATTGaggtataggtgatttacaatattacgttaatttcaggtgtataacatagtgattcagtatttttatagactatactccatttaatgttataaaataatgactatatttccctgtgctgtacaatatatccttgttgcttatttattttatacatagtagcttgtGTCTCTTACTCACTTACCCTccctttgtttttagttttttaaaaaatttcattgatgtgtagttgatttacaacgttgcgtttaatttctgctgtacagcaaagtgactgttatacatatatatattctttttcatattcttttccattatggtttatcacaggatattgaatatagttccttgtgctatacagtaggaccttgttgtttatccatttctttaaaaataaaaacaatcccaCAGCATTTATTGTCATCTGGTAATAACATAAAGGTGAGCAAAACAATATGAATAAATGCTTTAGAGTTACACTTCTAACAAAGGACACCTAAACAAACTGCATTGCCTTCTCAACAATTTCTCACTTCATTGATCATTTCTAGTTGGAGACACTTTGGAGCAGAATAACGTTATCTCCTTTTAGCATGATCCGACCCAGTTGTTTTCTTGACTTTGGTTTAGAATGAATCTCTTCTGCATCATCTAATACGAGCTTCATATACTCATCAAAACCAGTGATACAGCCCTGTGTCCGCATATTCACTTGCTCATAAAGCCACACCTGAATCCgagatatattttgcaaatatctgAAGATGAGATTGATGGGCTGCACCATCACCTTCTGCACCTTCTGGCCCTGGCCCCGGTACGCCATGGTGGAAGCTCACAAAGACCACACTATCCCACACACTCTATCCATctgatatataatagtttacatccactaatcctaaactcccagttgtcccccctccccaccccctggcccccttggcaaccacaagtctgttctctgtatctgtgagtctgtttgtgttttgtagataatgttcatttgtgtcggggttttttgtttgtttggttggttttttttgctgtgccgCATGGTGTGCAGAATCTTattttcctgaccagggatcaaacctgtgccccctgcagtggaagcatggagtcttaaccactggaccaccagggaaggccctgtgttgtattttagattccacatatcagtgatatcatatggcccatacccttatcttgcccctccccaatACTTGATTCATATTTGGGACCATAGCTCTTTTTAGTCGGTGAgttttaaatttaacatattcTTTTGAAAGGAGTCATGattgaaaataattcataatCTACGAGAATGGATTTATTTTCACCCAGTTTTGTGACTGAGAAACTTTGATTTCGGAAAAAAAGTTTTATGTGTGCATTTTTAGAAGTTAAAAACATATATGCTATATAGGTAGTATAACAGCCACATTGgttataaaagattttaaaatctaaGCCAAAATGCCATAacttgaatttctttaaaatgtgtgatGTTGAACATCATCTTTACCTCAGAGATACAGATTGCGTTTGTTTTCAACTGGATTGTCTTTGAAACAGAGTATCAGAATTAACTCATTACCCGCATTGTGTTCAATCAATATTTGAAAAACTAACTGAAGCATATTcagttaatataatattttaaagtgataCCGAGAAGGGTTTTACattaataaatgcaaaattaaattaaaaaaaatcattttatttcatctcattattttataatttctatttttgtatgtttagatgtatattatatgtaatttaataatatatattagatTTTTAGGTATATAATTAGTACAGTAAAACatgcatataatttataaatgaaatcatatattgGAGTTAAGTGCTTACAATCTTTGCCTGGCACGAGTGTTCAGTTATAATGGAGAATGCAGTGGAGTGACAGGGGCCGTTGCTCTGCTTATTCCCTATTTCACAGTGAGACCTTTGGCAAGTCGCCTGTCCTGTCCATAGTGTGGCCATCTTACCTTTGTATGTATAGTGGACTGACTGGCAAAATAGTACAGTGTGGTCTCACTGTGGTTAGAAATTGCTGAGAGTAAAGCATCCTTCTATGGTCTCACAAGGGAATTTATTTACAGAAGATTGAAAAACACTGGACCCCTGAGGGCTGCATCAGGGCAACAGTCCTGAGTGCTTGGTCAAGTACTTTCACCTTTTGGGGGACAACAAATCTCTAAACAGTCTAAAGTTAGTATTATTATCATAGTaataaatggaacaaaaaatATCTTTGTGGACGGCATATTTTTTGCTGTTCTGTGAATGAGTCAAAATTAGGCTTATGCTCAAGGTTTTgttaaaatattctctttcccttattaaatttcaaataaaatatcaatattaaattGTTAATTGCTCACTTTTGTTACAGCATGTAGATCAAACGTAATGGATGGCCATGCAGTTGCTTGGGCTAACTtgctaggaaaaaaatgtattccctACAAAATCATGATTATGTCTTTGTGCAGTTTTTCGCCTTTTTTTATGATGGTTTCTTCCATGTATTAAATTCAGTTTTGGATATAATAGATGTGTGCTTTCACCTAATTTCATCATAGTAAAGTTGGTATATTGGGACAgttgacatttataaaatatgtagtgATTTTGTTTGAAGTAATGGTGTTTGACTAATTGCCAGATTTTCCAAGGGTTTCTTATTGACTTTTCATCAAACATTACTTATTTTCCTTCACTATAGAATATATTgaaccacaacactatgacaaGCATAATGAGCTTTTAAAGATCTCTGCCTACAGAGATCACAATCAAACGTTAAATATTTAGATATCAGATGCTTTTGTTCAAACAGAAATGATACTGTGGTGCAAAATTTACAAAACAAGAAGACAGATAAAACCTTTCTGTAGGCTGCTTCCCAAATTGTTTATAAATATCTGGTTTTGCCGTATTTAGCTTCCTTAATTGAACTTTGAAGAGATTGTACAAATGAAAGCAAATGAGAGTAGACtagcttacttttttctttctttagattttaGGCAAGGAGTCCCTCTCCATTAAATTATTCTAAATTATTCTAGTGAGAGtatctaaacatttttattatgctGTGTTTTGAAAGCTCATTCAAGTTgctatttttcaagttttcttatgATAAagcagtattttattcctttatttcagACTGTTTATACACATAACTgttattttcataatgaaaatattaaagaacaagACTGACACACTAATATAGACAAATTATTTCAAGTCCTTTATGCTGTGGGGTACCAATGAAATAACATTCTGAACCACAATAGGTTTTTCCCATTAGCTTTATTTTCAACATAGATTTTATGTTAGAACTGCAAACATGgctaggacagtggttctcaacctaaCTACACAGCAGAATGATTtgaagccttttaaaaatttataagccCCAGGCCTCAGGGATATATATTTTAAGGTCCCTCAGGCGTTTTCTTTGCGTAGGCAGAGTTGAGGAATGCATAGGTCTAGGAGAGCAAATGCTCAGTAGCATAGGTGAGAAATACTATACTTATCTATTGATAACCTCAGTGGTTGAGCTTCAAAGCCTCAAATAAAGGGGCAAAGGCTCTGAACCCTTGAAATAGCAGCTATTAAAGTTTTTCACTTTAGCCCAAAAGAGAAGTCCTTGACCTTGCTTTACATATAATCCTAACAATTCTGGTTATGTGATTTCTCCAGCCCTGACAGATGAGAAGCGGCAAAATCAAACTAGGAGGCTGTTGGTAAAAGAAGTAATAGTTGTCAAGCGTGGGAAGATAGCACAAACAGCTGCGTTAGATCTCGATGCAGAAATTGATGGACGCATGAATATGTTGACCTTCAGTCATCAGAGGCGGAAAATTATGATCAATATTATCTGATTTAGGAATCGCGAtagtttttatacattttagaaagattttaaaattctaagttgGTTAAAGTAAAGAAGGGGGAAATGATTTtaaacctgaaatatttacttaCCTGAAAGATTCACTTCTGTAGAATGATAGTGTATTCCCCAGTAGTAGCAGCTAAATGAGGCGTTAATAGGCTCGTGCAAATGGGGGGAAAAAGCTACTGTGTCTGTTTGGCCAGATATGGGTTTTAAATGCTAATAATAGGAGTATCTATTTCAAAATCTTAACACAGCCAAATTATAGCTTTTTTCATTCGCCGTATgcttttccaaaatttttcacATGTTTTCTTCTTCCCCACAGCAATCTCACAGTTTAGGCAGGCCTGTCTGGCTCCAGATTGCCGAGTCTGCTTACAGATTCACTCTGGGCTCAGTTGCTGGAGGTGAGTGACATGTCTATGTGCTGTTTCAAGCTTGCGTTCATGTAATATTATCTCACTAGACCGGGACAGATCAGCAAAGGTTCAGTTCATTGTTCCCAAGGGTCACGACTGCAGGGCTTTCTgaagtattctttatttttacctACGATCAGAGGACTTGTCATAGCACAGCCGTGGCCCCTCTGGCTCCAGTCTGTCTTCAAGACAAAACCTCTGTAATCATGTGAAAGTCTTGGATGCGTGCTGCACTCCCCTTAATTATACTGGTTAAAGCCAGTACGAAGAAATGGAGAATAAGACTGTGTTTCTGGTGTTAGGAGTGAGGGCAGGTAAGAGATCAAGATTTGGGGTACAAATTCCAGAACCTTATGAAATAAAACAACCTCTCACAGTGATTCGCTTTTGCTTTTCTGCTTGTTTCCCCCCCCACCTCATCTTTTACTGGCTGAAGAATATCTAGACTTGAAGGTTATTTGTTAAAATGAACCTCTCTTCCCTGCTCCTGGGCAAAACTTGAGAGGCTTTTTTTGCTTAAATCTCTTcacagaaaatgtataaaatctgAAGTTGCTTTATTGAGAAGAACCTAGTAGTGTGATTAAAATACTgatgatttttcaaaagaagtctAAACTGAtgaaactattattttttcttttcaatctgttTTAGAAGTTGCAAAGCATGTTTTGGTTTTCAACAGTTGAAAAATATAATACTCTAATTCATGTTATAAATTTTTCAGTCCCTGAGAAATTCTAAAGCCcgggctttttatttttataaaccgAATGCTGTGAGTAGGGGGAGGGTCATGTTGAGATTTGGTTCCAATATTATAGTTGCAACTAAGGTTAATTTACCAAAATGCTGTagtaaactaaattttaaaattgcagcCACCTATGTGTAGATATATAGTTATTTTAAGAGGTAACTGGGTATAATATGTAGGCatttaatggaaaatataaagaaatacgtTATATATAAGAGTTTAATGTTGTTAAAGGAAATTGAGTGTTGATTATCTAATGTTGGTGATGACTTGAAAATCCATTACAGTTGTTCTCTGAAGCAGCTGTATTTATGGATCCCAGTGGTTGCTAGCCTGTGATCCTTCAGCTGTGTATGGAAGAAGGGAAAATTACGTAAAATCTCTTTGGCGAGGATATATACTGTGTTCTGTTTTCTAGTCCTTTGATTTAGAGATTTGTTGTCCTTACAGATTCTCCGTTTAATTGTGCTCTCTTTTAAGCCTAACAATTGTTTTCGTTTGTAGCTGTGGGAGCCACCGCGGTGTACCCTATAGACCTGGTGAAGACCCGCATGCAGAATCAGCGTGGCACCGGCTCTGTTGTCGGGGAGCTGATGTACAAAAACAGCTTTGACTGTTTTAAGAAAGTCTTGCGTTACGAGGGCTTCTTTGGACTCTACCGGGGTGAGCAAGCAGATCTCAGCTGCTGAAGTTAGTGAGTTTTTCTCACCAGCAGCAGGTTTCAGACTCACTGATTGTGAAAATCAGTGCATAGCCTTTTCAGTCAGACTAGGGctgtttctctccttt
This window contains:
- the LOC115850227 gene encoding small nuclear ribonucleoprotein E-like, whose translation is MAYRGQGQKVQKVMVQPINLIFRYLQNISRIQVWLYEQVNMRTQGCITGFDEYMKLVLDDAEEIHSKPKSRKQLGRIMLKGDNVILLQSVSN